One Dromiciops gliroides isolate mDroGli1 chromosome 3, mDroGli1.pri, whole genome shotgun sequence DNA segment encodes these proteins:
- the SRRM1 gene encoding serine/arginine repetitive matrix protein 1 isoform X13 has protein sequence MDAGFFRGTSAEQDNRFSNKQKKLLKQLKFAECLEKKVDMGKVNLEVIKPWITKRVTEILGFEDDVVIEFIFNQLEVKNPDSKMMQINLTGFLNGKNAREFMGELWPLLLSAQENIAGIPSAFLELKKEEIKQRQIEQEKLASMKKQDEDKDKRDKEEKESSREKRERSRSPRRRKSRSPSPRRRASPVRRERKRSHSRSPRHRTKSRSPSPAPEKKEDIPELPEPSVKAKEPSIQEATSTSDILKAPKPEPIPEPKEPSPEKNSKKEKEKEKTRPRSRSRSKSRSRTRSRSPSHTRPRRRHRTRSRSYSPRRRPSPRRRPSPRRRTPPRRMPPPPRHRRSRSPVRRRRRSSASLSGSSSSSSSSRSRSPPKKPPKRISSPPRKTRRLSPSSSPPRRRHRPSPPASPPPKTRRSPTPQQSNRTRKSRGSVSPGRTSATKHKGTEKRESPSPAPKPRKVELSESEDKGGKMAAADSVQQRRQYRRQNQQSSSDSGSSSSSEDERPKRSNVKNGEVGRRRRHSASRSASPSPRKRQKESSPRSRRRRSPSPPPARRRRSPSPAPPPRRRRSPTPPPPPPRRRTPSPPPRRRSPSPRRYSPPIQRRYSPSPPPKRRTASPPPPPKRRASPSPPPKRRVSHSPPPKPRSSPVTKRRSPSLSSKHRKGSPPSRSTRETRSPLPNKRHSPSPRPRVPHTSASPPPLRRGASSSPQRRQSPSPSTRPIRRVSRTPEPRKAKKAASPSPQSVRRVSSSRSASRSPEPAAKKHQAPPSPTQSQSPSTNWSPAAPVKKAKSPTPSPSPARNSDQEGGGKKKKKKKDKKHKKDKKHKKHKKHKKEKAAAAAAATVASTTTSAQEEPEAEAEPKKETESEAEDNLDDLEKHLREKALRSMRKAQVSPQS, from the exons AATCCAGATTCCAAAATGATGCAGATTAACCTGACTGGGTTCTTGAATGGAAAAAATGCTAGAGAATTTATGGGAGAGCTATGGCCCCTGTTGTTAAGCGCACAGGAAAACATTGCTGGGATCCCTTCTGCTTTTTTGGAACTGaagaaggaggaaataaaacaaagacaG ATTGAACAAGAAAAACTGGCATCTATGAAGAAACAAGATGAAGACAAAGATAAGAgggacaaagaagaaaaggagagcagCAGAGAAAAAAGGGAGCGATCCAGAAGCCCTAGAAG ACGCAAGTCCAGATCTCCTTCTCCTAGAAGACGAGCCTCCCCAGTCAGGCGAGAGAGAAAACGAAGTCATTCTAGATCTCCCCGTCACAGAACTAAGAGCCGAAGCCCCTCCCCTGctccagaaaagaaagaagatatccCAGAACTTCCAGAACCTTCAGTGAAGGCCAAGGAACCTTCAATACAAGAGGCAACCTCTACTAG TGACATTCTGAAAGCTCCCAAACCTGAACCTATACCAGAACCGAAGGAACCTTCAccagaaaaaaactcaaaaaaggaaaaagaaaaggagaaaacccGCCCAAGGTCTCGATCACGATCCAAATCAAGGTCACGAACACGTTCCCGGTCCCCTTCTCATACTCGGCCTAGACGGCGTCATAGAACACGGTCAAG GTCATATTCACCTAGAAGACGCCCAAGTCCAAGAAGGCGACCGTCTCCTCGAAGAAGAACCCCACCAAGACGAATGCCGCCTCCACCAAGGCATAGAAGAAGTCGCTCTCCTGTGAGACG AAGGCGGCGCTCGTCAGCATCTCTCTCTGGCAGCagttcatcatcatcttcatcccgTTCCCGGTCACCTCCAAAGAAACCACCCAAAAGAATCTCCAGCCCCCCTAGAAAAACTCGTAGACTCTCTCCATCTTCAAGCCCACCACGGCGAAGGCATCGGCCGTCTCCGCCAGCAAGCCCACCGCCAAAAACCCGTCGCTCACCCACACCCCAGCAGTCAAATCGTACAAGAAAAAGTCGTGGCTCTGTTTCTCCAGGGAGAACCTCAG CAACAAAACATAAAGGTACCGAGAAAAGGGAGTCACCTTCACCAGCACCAAAACCTCGGAAAGTAGAGTTGTCTGAATCGG aagataaaggtGGCAAAATGGCAGCAGCTGATTCCGTGCAACAGAGGCGGCAGTACCGGAGACAGAACCAGCAGTCTTCTTCTG ACtctggctcctcctcctcctcagaagACGAGCGACCCAAGAGATCAAACGTGAAAAATGGAGAAGTGGGAAGGCGGCGGCGACATTCAGCCTCCCGGAGCGCATCCCCATCGCCAAGGAAACGCCAGAAAGAGTCCTCTCCTCG TAGTAGGCGGAGAAGAAGTCCATCACCACCACCTGCCAGACGACGGCGTTCCCCTTCTCCTGCCCCTCCACCCCGACGGCGGCGGTCTCCCACACCACCTCCGCCACCACCACGACGCAG gactccttctcctcccccacgtCGACgctcaccttctccaagaagataCTCTCCTCCAATACAGAGAAGATACTCTCCTTCCCCGCCTCCTAAGAGAAGAACggcttccccaccaccacctcccaaaCGAAGGGCATCGCCTTCACCTCCCCCAAAGCGACGGGTCTCCCATTCGCCACCTCCGAAGCCAAGAAGTTCCCCTGTTACAAAGAGACGTTCCCCTTCCTTATCATCTAAGCATAGGAAAGGGTCCCCCCCCAGCCGATCCACCCGAGAAACCCGGTCTCCTCTACCAAACAAACGGCATTCACCTTCACCACGGCCTCGAGTTCCTCATACCTCTGCAAGTCCTCCCCCACTCCGAAGAGGAGCTTCATCTTCACCCCAAAGAAGGCAGTCCCCATCACCAAGCACTAGGCCTATCAGGAGAGTCTCCAGAACCCCGGAacccagaaaagcaaaaaa gGCTGCCTCACCAAGTCCCCAATCTGTAAGAAGGGTCTCGTCCTCCAGGTCTGCCTCCAGATCTCCTGAGCCAGCAGCTAAAAAACACCAAGCACCTCCATCCCCCACCCAGTCTCAGTCACCATCCACAAACTGGTCGCCAGCAGCACCTGTCAAGAAGGCTAAGAGCCCAACGCCAAGCCCATCACCTGCCAGG AATTCAGACCAGGAGGGtggtgggaagaaaaagaagaaaaagaaggacaagaaacacaaaaaggacaagaagcacaaaaaacacaaaaaacataaGAAGGAGAAGGCAGCTGCCGCCGCTGCTGCTACTGTGGCATCCACCACCACGTCAGCCCAGGAAGAGCCCGAAGCAGAGGCAGAGCCCAAAAAG GAGACTGAAAGTGAAGCTGAAGACAACCTGGATGACCTAGAGAAACACCTTCGGGAAAAGGCGCTGAGGTCGATGAGAAAGGCGCAAGTGTCCCCTCAGTCCTAG